A section of the Solitalea canadensis DSM 3403 genome encodes:
- a CDS encoding Glu/Leu/Phe/Val family dehydrogenase, with translation MRERSAICWTLFFVISIKIATFADQLLINTLFMEVKESKLAGHSNPFESMMSRFDVAAKILGLDEDTYNMLKSPVKQVMVNLPVTMDNGRINVYEGFRVIHNNYMGPGKGGIRFAMDVDLDEVKALAAWMTWKCAVVNVPFGGAKGGVKCDPRTMSKGELERLTRAYTQAMADVFGPEKDIPAPDMGTGQQEMAWLMDEFSRIKGFTNAGVVTGKPLVLGGSKGRVEATGRGVMVTCRAALNKLKINPANATAAVQGFGNVGSISAKLLESQGIKIVAISDVTGAYYNANGINVSEAIAYSQANKNSLEGYKNAEKITNDQLLTLDVDVLVPAALQDVITKDNAPNIKAKLIVEGANGPTSANADAILKEKGIMIVPDILANAGGVTVSYFEWVQNHQGYYWTEERVNRRADRTMKEAFEQVYQASIKFNVDMRIAAYIVAIDKVASTRKLLGGF, from the coding sequence TTGAGAGAGCGTTCAGCCATTTGCTGGACGCTTTTTTTTGTTATTTCTATAAAGATTGCAACATTTGCAGACCAATTATTGATAAATACCTTATTTATGGAAGTTAAAGAGAGTAAGCTCGCAGGGCATTCTAACCCATTCGAGTCCATGATGTCACGTTTTGATGTGGCAGCAAAAATCCTTGGATTAGACGAAGACACCTATAACATGTTAAAATCACCTGTAAAACAGGTAATGGTTAATCTTCCGGTAACGATGGATAATGGAAGAATCAACGTGTATGAAGGTTTCCGCGTAATTCACAATAACTATATGGGTCCGGGTAAAGGCGGTATCCGTTTCGCAATGGATGTTGACCTTGATGAAGTAAAAGCACTTGCAGCCTGGATGACTTGGAAATGTGCGGTTGTAAACGTTCCTTTTGGTGGAGCAAAAGGAGGTGTTAAATGTGACCCTCGTACAATGTCAAAAGGTGAACTAGAGCGCTTAACTCGTGCTTACACCCAGGCAATGGCAGATGTTTTCGGTCCGGAAAAAGATATTCCTGCACCTGATATGGGTACTGGCCAACAAGAAATGGCTTGGTTAATGGACGAATTCTCAAGAATTAAAGGATTTACCAATGCTGGTGTTGTTACTGGAAAGCCATTAGTTTTAGGCGGATCAAAAGGTCGTGTAGAAGCAACTGGCCGCGGAGTAATGGTTACATGCCGTGCTGCTTTAAATAAATTGAAAATTAATCCTGCAAATGCAACTGCTGCTGTTCAAGGTTTCGGTAACGTGGGTTCAATCTCCGCTAAGTTATTAGAGAGCCAGGGAATTAAAATTGTAGCTATTTCAGATGTTACCGGAGCTTATTATAATGCTAATGGTATTAATGTTTCGGAAGCAATTGCCTATTCACAAGCCAACAAAAACTCTTTAGAAGGATATAAAAACGCAGAAAAAATCACTAATGATCAGTTGTTAACTTTAGATGTTGATGTATTGGTTCCTGCTGCATTGCAAGATGTTATCACTAAAGACAACGCACCTAATATTAAGGCTAAATTAATTGTTGAAGGCGCAAATGGTCCAACATCTGCTAATGCTGATGCAATTCTTAAGGAAAAAGGAATCATGATCGTTCCGGATATTTTGGCGAATGCAGGTGGTGTAACTGTTTCGTACTTTGAGTGGGTTCAAAACCACCAAGGGTATTATTGGACAGAAGAGCGCGTAAATCGTCGTGCTGATCGTACTATGAAAGAAGCTTTCGAGCAAGTTTATCAGGCATCTATCAAGTTCAATGTTGACATGCGTATTGCCGCTTACATTGTAGCAATTGATAAAGTTGCCAGCACACGTAAATTATTGGGCGGATTCTAA
- the apaG gene encoding Co2+/Mg2+ efflux protein ApaG encodes MVTKITDGVKISVETVYQPEYSNPANSHFMFAYKITIENLTDYTVQLMRRHWYIFDSNGTHREVEGEGVVGQQPVIDPGETHEYVSGCNLTTEIGSMKGTYGMTRLVDGVQFEVNIPEFQLISPYRLN; translated from the coding sequence ATGGTTACTAAAATTACAGACGGTGTTAAAATTTCGGTAGAAACCGTATATCAACCGGAATATTCAAATCCGGCAAACAGTCATTTTATGTTTGCCTATAAAATCACCATAGAAAATCTTACGGATTATACGGTACAACTAATGCGGAGACATTGGTATATATTTGACTCAAATGGCACACACCGTGAAGTGGAAGGTGAGGGTGTTGTTGGTCAGCAACCTGTTATTGACCCAGGAGAAACACACGAATATGTTTCTGGTTGCAATTTAACTACAGAAATAGGCTCAATGAAAGGAACTTATGGAATGACTCGATTAGTAGATGGAGTTCAGTTCGAAGTAAATATTCCCGAATTTCAGTTAATCAGTCCTTATCGGTTGAATTAA
- the dusB gene encoding tRNA dihydrouridine synthase DusB, with amino-acid sequence MVKIGNIELGEFPLLLAPMEDVSDPPFRYVCKQNGVDLMYTEFISSEGLIRDAAKSLQKLDIFEYERPIGIQIFGSNIESMREATIVATKVEPDLIDINYGCPVKNVACKGAGASLLQDIDKMVKMTKAVVEATHLPVTVKTRLGWDDNTKNVHEVAERLQEVGIKALTIHGRTRAQMYKGSADWTMIRDIKRNPNIEIPIFGNGDVDSAEKAFAWRKEYEVDGIMIGRASIGYPWIFREVKHYFETGETLPGPTISERVEVCRTHFLKSVEWKGEKTGIFEMRRHYANYFKGLPNSKDLRSQLVTLNSVYEINAVLDEISETYSSVLA; translated from the coding sequence TTGGTAAAGATAGGAAATATTGAGTTGGGCGAGTTCCCCTTGTTGTTGGCACCAATGGAAGATGTCAGTGATCCGCCGTTCCGTTATGTGTGTAAGCAAAACGGGGTAGATTTGATGTATACTGAATTCATTTCTTCGGAGGGCTTGATCCGGGATGCTGCAAAAAGTCTTCAAAAGCTTGATATTTTCGAATACGAACGACCCATTGGTATTCAAATATTCGGAAGCAACATTGAAAGCATGCGCGAGGCGACGATTGTTGCTACCAAAGTTGAACCTGACCTTATTGATATCAACTATGGTTGTCCTGTAAAAAACGTTGCCTGTAAGGGTGCCGGTGCCAGCTTGTTACAAGACATTGACAAGATGGTGAAGATGACTAAAGCTGTTGTTGAAGCTACACATTTACCGGTTACTGTAAAAACACGGTTAGGATGGGATGATAATACCAAAAATGTGCATGAGGTTGCAGAGCGATTGCAGGAAGTAGGAATCAAAGCCCTAACTATTCATGGTCGTACACGCGCTCAAATGTATAAAGGATCGGCCGACTGGACCATGATCAGAGACATTAAGCGTAATCCGAATATTGAAATTCCAATTTTCGGAAACGGTGATGTTGACTCAGCCGAAAAAGCATTTGCCTGGAGAAAGGAATACGAAGTAGATGGGATTATGATTGGACGAGCCTCAATTGGTTATCCATGGATCTTTAGAGAGGTAAAGCATTATTTTGAAACAGGAGAAACACTTCCGGGTCCAACAATTTCTGAAAGAGTAGAGGTTTGCCGCACACACTTCCTTAAGTCGGTTGAGTGGAAAGGGGAGAAGACCGGAATCTTTGAGATGCGTCGTCATTATGCTAACTACTTTAAAGGACTTCCAAACAGCAAAGATCTGCGTAGTCAGCTTGTAACCTTAAACTCCGTTTATGAAATTAATGCTGTTTTAGACGAGATCTCTGAAACTTATTCTTCTGTTTTGGCGTAA
- a CDS encoding CPBP family intramembrane glutamic endopeptidase: protein MKKGLLRELPLVIKLLALVTIAFFSMSFFTAISALLLQPIFGINIVQDPNALTNYDHANTLAAFKFLQVVQAITLFIVPALVFPWLCGENTTDYLKARKAPTLSLVFLVLLIAYFSSPLLELTNQVNQRMDFPDFLNRVEEWMRMKEDQMAGLTKAFLKMDTVRQLIFNLFMIAVLPAMGEELLFRGVLQKLLIDSSRNHHAGIWIAAIIFSALHFQFYGFLPRMFLGVLFGYLFYWSGNIWLPIIAHFINNSTVVVVSYLFQHKFINFDIDKASKVSIEAYVACFAISVLLVVTFYRNTRSSTTSNYGNELD, encoded by the coding sequence GTGAAAAAAGGACTTTTACGAGAACTACCCTTAGTAATAAAATTGCTGGCGCTTGTGACAATTGCATTTTTCAGCATGTCATTCTTTACTGCAATTTCAGCTTTACTTCTTCAACCTATTTTTGGGATTAACATAGTTCAGGACCCTAATGCGTTAACCAATTACGATCATGCAAATACGTTGGCGGCTTTTAAATTCCTGCAGGTCGTACAGGCCATCACCTTGTTTATTGTGCCAGCGCTTGTATTTCCATGGTTGTGTGGCGAAAACACAACTGATTACCTAAAAGCAAGGAAAGCTCCGACACTTTCTTTAGTTTTTTTAGTGTTACTGATTGCTTATTTCTCGTCGCCACTATTGGAGTTAACCAATCAGGTTAATCAGAGAATGGATTTTCCGGATTTTTTGAATCGTGTGGAAGAGTGGATGCGAATGAAAGAGGATCAAATGGCTGGATTAACGAAGGCCTTCCTGAAAATGGATACAGTCCGGCAATTAATTTTTAACTTATTTATGATAGCGGTACTTCCTGCCATGGGCGAAGAGCTGCTATTCAGAGGGGTACTTCAAAAATTATTGATAGATAGCTCTCGCAATCACCATGCAGGTATCTGGATCGCAGCCATTATATTTAGTGCACTGCATTTCCAATTTTATGGATTCTTGCCTCGAATGTTCTTGGGTGTTTTGTTCGGTTATTTGTTTTATTGGAGCGGAAATATTTGGTTGCCAATTATAGCTCACTTTATTAATAATTCGACTGTGGTGGTAGTTTCGTACCTCTTTCAACATAAATTCATAAATTTCGATATAGATAAAGCCTCAAAAGTTTCTATTGAAGCTTACGTGGCTTGTTTTGCTATCAGTGTTTTACTGGTTGTTACTTTTTATCGTAATACACGCTCTTCTACGACAAGTAATTATGGAAACGAATTGGATTAA
- a CDS encoding zinc metallopeptidase codes for MYWILIGGTFLISMLVSWRFKSKFSKYSQEPLSAGLTGRQVAEKMLQDNGITDVQVVSIEGMLGDHYNPANKTVNLSPDVYHGASVAAAAVAAHECGHAVQHAHSYAWLNFRSAMVPVLTVSSQWMMWVIMGGLLVLNFTHNPTVLWIGIGLFGATTVFSFVTLPVEFDASNRALAWLDNAGITRSREHEDAKDALWWAAMTYVVAALGSLATLIYYIMLATGASRRN; via the coding sequence ATGTACTGGATTTTAATAGGTGGAACATTTTTGATTAGTATGTTGGTAAGCTGGCGATTTAAAAGCAAGTTTAGCAAGTATTCGCAGGAACCGCTAAGCGCTGGATTAACAGGACGCCAGGTTGCTGAAAAAATGTTACAGGATAATGGAATTACCGACGTACAGGTGGTTTCAATTGAAGGAATGCTGGGTGATCATTATAACCCTGCTAATAAAACTGTTAATCTTAGCCCAGATGTTTATCATGGTGCAAGTGTAGCGGCCGCTGCTGTGGCTGCACATGAGTGCGGACACGCTGTTCAACATGCACACTCTTATGCCTGGTTGAATTTCCGTTCGGCAATGGTGCCAGTTCTTACCGTATCATCACAATGGATGATGTGGGTTATTATGGGTGGTTTACTAGTGTTGAACTTTACTCATAACCCTACGGTGCTTTGGATTGGAATAGGCCTTTTTGGGGCGACCACGGTATTCAGTTTTGTAACACTCCCGGTGGAGTTTGATGCAAGTAACCGTGCTTTAGCTTGGTTGGATAACGCAGGCATTACCCGTTCTCGCGAGCATGAAGATGCAAAGGATGCTTTATGGTGGGCTGCAATGACCTATGTAGTAGCAGCTTTAGGATCATTAGCTACCTTGATCTACTATATCATGTTAGCTACCGGAGCCAGCAGAAGAAACTAA
- a CDS encoding putative signal transducing protein — METNWIKIYTTHEWYKAELVSHLLEQENLEVVCLNKKDSSYLSFGAIELYVHQKDFTKAIEVIVLNEENPD; from the coding sequence ATGGAAACGAATTGGATTAAGATCTATACAACACATGAATGGTACAAGGCGGAGTTGGTTAGCCATTTGCTGGAGCAGGAAAATCTGGAAGTAGTTTGTCTTAACAAGAAAGACTCTTCTTATTTAAGCTTTGGCGCCATTGAGCTGTATGTTCACCAGAAAGATTTTACCAAAGCAATCGAAGTTATTGTGCTGAATGAAGAAAATCCGGACTAA
- a CDS encoding S41 family peptidase: protein MPLDTVYNTPNGTKVGYLYYSQFIKEHNEALLQTFQKFKSAGISQLVLDLRYNPGGSVSSAALITALIQKGFLEENIFVQFQGNKNMGKTNYRYSDIFNSSSFPAIKSANLNLPTVYILATDYSASASELVINNLRPFINVVHIGKVTVGKNQASSTIYDQRKPERISWAIQPIMFKLANKDGFGDYESGLSPQYIINELDQSLYPLGDIHDPLLAKALNLIDGSTVASTKGVESTKGLKYVESIQLEKKVIPIIIDDQNKGL from the coding sequence TTGCCTCTTGATACAGTATACAACACTCCAAATGGAACCAAAGTTGGTTATTTATATTATTCTCAATTCATAAAAGAGCATAATGAGGCTTTATTGCAAACATTCCAAAAGTTCAAATCAGCCGGAATTTCACAGCTTGTACTTGATTTAAGGTATAATCCGGGAGGTTCAGTCTCTTCAGCGGCACTTATTACGGCCTTAATTCAGAAAGGATTTCTTGAAGAGAATATTTTCGTGCAATTCCAGGGCAATAAAAACATGGGAAAAACCAATTACCGTTATTCCGATATTTTTAACAGCTCGTCTTTCCCAGCGATCAAGTCAGCTAATCTTAACCTTCCGACAGTATATATACTGGCTACCGACTACTCGGCCTCAGCAAGTGAATTAGTCATTAATAACCTGCGCCCATTTATCAATGTAGTGCATATTGGAAAAGTTACTGTTGGAAAAAATCAAGCATCCAGTACTATTTATGATCAGCGAAAACCGGAAAGAATTTCGTGGGCAATACAACCTATAATGTTTAAACTGGCCAATAAAGATGGTTTTGGTGATTATGAATCCGGATTAAGTCCCCAATATATCATTAACGAGTTGGACCAATCATTATACCCGTTGGGAGATATACATGATCCATTATTGGCAAAAGCGCTAAACCTTATTGATGGAAGTACAGTTGCATCAACAAAAGGAGTAGAGTCAACCAAAGGATTGAAATACGTTGAAAGTATTCAACTTGAGAAAAAAGTTATTCCAATTATAATTGACGACCAAAATAAAGGTCTTTAA
- a CDS encoding ribonucleoside-diphosphate reductase subunit alpha, with protein MLNISTDTEAIPNNELNNKLWWKNTESEQILNRGYLLKGETVEGAIDRICSAAARRLFRPELKESFQEMIERGWMSVSSPVWANMGTERGLPISCFNVHVPDDIEGITHKLGEVIMQTKIGGGTSGYFGELRERGSAVTDNGKSSGAVSFMKLFDTAMDTISQGGVRRGAFAAYLDIDHADIEEFLKIKSIGNPIQNLFTGVCVPDYWMQEMIDGDVDKRNIWAKVLESRQQKGLPYIFFSDNVNKNKPQVYKDNNLRINASNLCSEIMLPSSKDESFICCLSSMNLELYDEWKDTDAVKLAIFFLDAVLQEFIEKTEGNYYLAAANRFAKRHRALGLGVLGWHSYLQKNMIPFEGLESKMKTTEIFKHINEKADKATQELARIYGEPELLKGYGRRNTTTLAIAPTTSSSAILGQTSPGIEPFSSNYYKAGLSKGNFMRKNKYLKKLLEAKGLDNEEVWREIMLNGGSVQHMTQLTEEEKAVFKTFKEISQLEIIQQASIRQKYVDQAQSLNLNIPSDLPIKQVNGLLIEAWKLGIKTLYYQRSQSVSKEFITSLVSCSSCES; from the coding sequence ATGTTAAATATTTCAACTGATACAGAAGCTATTCCTAATAATGAATTAAATAATAAGCTTTGGTGGAAAAACACGGAAAGTGAACAGATACTGAACAGAGGCTATTTATTAAAAGGGGAAACGGTTGAAGGAGCTATCGATAGAATTTGCTCAGCTGCGGCTCGCAGACTTTTCAGACCTGAACTTAAAGAATCATTTCAGGAAATGATTGAGCGAGGCTGGATGAGTGTAAGTTCTCCGGTATGGGCAAATATGGGAACCGAAAGAGGCTTGCCAATTTCATGTTTTAATGTGCATGTTCCTGATGACATTGAAGGAATTACCCATAAGCTTGGCGAAGTAATCATGCAAACTAAAATCGGCGGAGGTACGTCGGGATATTTTGGTGAATTACGAGAAAGGGGCAGTGCAGTAACCGATAATGGTAAAAGTAGTGGTGCGGTAAGTTTTATGAAACTTTTTGACACGGCGATGGATACCATTTCACAAGGAGGAGTGCGTCGTGGTGCGTTTGCTGCTTACTTGGATATTGATCATGCAGATATTGAAGAGTTTCTGAAAATTAAAAGTATTGGAAATCCTATTCAGAATCTTTTTACGGGAGTTTGTGTTCCTGATTATTGGATGCAGGAAATGATCGATGGTGATGTAGACAAACGTAATATTTGGGCTAAAGTGCTTGAAAGCCGTCAACAAAAAGGGCTTCCCTACATTTTCTTCTCAGATAATGTCAATAAAAACAAACCACAGGTTTATAAAGACAACAATCTTCGTATTAATGCAAGTAATCTTTGTAGTGAGATTATGCTTCCATCGTCGAAAGACGAATCCTTTATCTGTTGTTTATCTTCCATGAACCTTGAGCTTTATGACGAATGGAAAGATACAGATGCAGTTAAATTAGCCATCTTTTTCCTTGATGCAGTATTACAGGAGTTCATTGAAAAAACTGAAGGCAATTACTACTTGGCGGCTGCCAATCGTTTTGCGAAAAGACATCGTGCGCTAGGATTGGGTGTGTTAGGATGGCATTCTTATTTGCAGAAAAACATGATTCCATTTGAGGGTCTTGAGTCAAAGATGAAAACGACGGAGATTTTCAAGCATATAAATGAGAAAGCGGATAAAGCCACTCAGGAATTAGCCAGGATTTATGGCGAACCAGAATTGCTTAAGGGATATGGCAGACGTAATACAACAACTTTAGCGATTGCTCCTACAACTTCCTCTTCGGCAATTTTAGGCCAAACGTCTCCAGGAATTGAACCGTTCAGTAGTAATTATTACAAAGCAGGATTATCTAAGGGTAATTTTATGCGAAAGAATAAATACCTTAAGAAACTGCTGGAGGCAAAAGGGTTAGACAATGAAGAAGTTTGGAGAGAGATTATGCTTAATGGAGGTAGCGTTCAGCATATGACTCAGCTTACAGAGGAGGAGAAAGCCGTGTTTAAAACCTTTAAAGAAATAAGCCAGTTGGAAATTATCCAACAAGCATCCATCCGACAAAAATATGTTGACCAGGCGCAGAGCCTTAACCTAAACATCCCTTCAGACCTTCCAATTAAACAAGTTAATGGGTTGTTAATTGAAGCATGGAAATTGGGTATTAAAACATTGTATTATCAAAGAAGTCAGAGTGTGTCGAAAGAGTTTATCACGAGCCTGGTAAGTTGCAGTAGTTGTGAGTCGTAA
- the rmuC gene encoding DNA recombination protein RmuC codes for MDITTISIGLATGAFGGFLAARIISNKQLHLLNIDKSKLEERERLAQVELVALKTQSKQEQASLYTELDKERHEVRVLSVELARLRENLNSQLQRVDEQRQDIEEIQKKFALQFENIAGKLLEEKSQKFTDQNQKNLDQLLHPLKEKIDAFEKKVETAYDQELRDKISLKEEVKKLFDLNSKISEEANNLARALKSDTKKQGNWGEFILERVLERSGLIEGESYTSQAKKMGLSGTDGNRYHPDIIIHLPENKHLVIDSKVSLLAYEQWVNAENDEDSDRFKKSHLNSLRNHVIELSNKNYSQLNGLNTPEFVLLFVPIESSFSVAVQADHDLFGYAWDKKVVIVSPSTLLATLRTVASIWKQEKQNRNVMEIARLSGDMYDKFVGFITDMEQIDKNLRQSRESYDKAINKLSNGRGSLTVTAEKLKKLGAKTGKQLDEKYLLVNGGDELSE; via the coding sequence ATGGATATTACGACTATCTCTATTGGATTGGCAACGGGAGCCTTTGGTGGCTTTCTTGCAGCCCGCATCATTTCAAATAAGCAGCTCCATTTGCTCAACATCGATAAATCAAAACTGGAAGAACGTGAAAGGTTGGCTCAGGTTGAGTTAGTTGCCCTGAAAACGCAATCAAAGCAAGAACAGGCTAGCCTGTACACAGAACTTGATAAAGAACGGCATGAAGTTCGGGTTTTAAGTGTTGAACTGGCCCGTTTACGCGAGAACCTGAACAGTCAGCTGCAACGCGTTGACGAACAGCGCCAAGATATTGAAGAGATACAAAAGAAATTTGCGTTGCAATTTGAAAACATTGCAGGGAAACTTTTAGAAGAAAAGTCGCAAAAGTTTACAGATCAAAATCAGAAGAACCTTGATCAACTGCTCCATCCATTAAAGGAGAAGATTGATGCGTTTGAAAAGAAAGTGGAAACGGCGTACGATCAGGAACTTCGCGACAAAATCAGCCTAAAAGAAGAAGTTAAAAAACTGTTCGACCTAAATAGTAAAATAAGTGAGGAAGCCAATAATCTGGCCAGGGCATTAAAGTCCGATACTAAAAAACAGGGAAATTGGGGTGAGTTTATTTTGGAACGGGTGCTAGAACGTTCCGGATTAATTGAAGGAGAGAGTTACACCTCACAGGCAAAAAAGATGGGATTAAGCGGAACAGACGGAAATAGGTATCATCCCGATATTATTATCCATTTGCCTGAAAACAAACACTTGGTAATTGACTCAAAGGTTTCTTTGCTGGCATACGAACAATGGGTTAATGCCGAAAATGATGAAGACAGCGATCGTTTCAAGAAATCGCATTTAAACTCGCTGCGAAACCATGTCATTGAATTGAGCAACAAAAACTACTCGCAATTAAATGGTTTAAATACCCCTGAGTTTGTTTTGTTATTCGTTCCAATTGAGTCCTCTTTTAGCGTGGCCGTGCAGGCGGACCACGATCTGTTTGGCTATGCCTGGGATAAGAAGGTGGTGATTGTTAGTCCGAGCACTTTATTAGCTACGCTGAGAACAGTTGCCTCCATCTGGAAGCAAGAAAAACAAAACCGAAACGTTATGGAAATCGCTCGCCTAAGTGGCGATATGTATGATAAGTTCGTCGGCTTTATAACAGATATGGAACAAATCGATAAGAATTTGCGTCAATCTCGAGAGTCGTATGATAAAGCGATAAACAAGCTGTCAAACGGAAGGGGAAGTTTAACCGTTACCGCAGAAAAACTGAAGAAATTAGGTGCAAAAACCGGGAAACAATTGGATGAAAAATATTTATTGGTTAACGGCGGAGATGAATTAAGCGAATAG
- a CDS encoding ribonucleotide-diphosphate reductase subunit beta — MPIFDKRINYKPFEYPEVLKFTEAINKTYWVHSEVDFTADTQDFHSHLTLAEKTAIKHSLLAIAQIEVAVKSFWGNIYEHFPKPEFNGLGSTFAECEFRHSEAYSRLLEVLGYNNEFEKLLTVPVIMRRVNYLSEVLKDARSQDNKKYMVSLILFSILIENVSLFSQFAIILSFTRFKGYMKNVSNIIAWTSVDEQVHANAGIYIVNKVREEYPEFFNEETINLIRSSVKDSIKVEADILDWIFEKGDIEIIKKDDLINFMKFRIDESLSQIGIETIFNVSQEDYRAMSWFEEEVFANSLDDFFAKRPVEYTKHDKSITANDLF, encoded by the coding sequence ATGCCCATCTTCGACAAAAGGATAAACTATAAACCATTTGAGTACCCTGAAGTACTTAAGTTTACTGAAGCGATCAACAAAACCTATTGGGTACACAGTGAAGTCGACTTTACTGCAGATACACAGGATTTTCATTCACACCTTACTCTTGCCGAAAAAACAGCGATTAAGCATAGTCTTCTTGCAATTGCTCAAATTGAAGTAGCGGTTAAAAGCTTTTGGGGCAATATTTATGAACATTTTCCAAAACCAGAGTTCAACGGTTTGGGAAGTACATTTGCTGAGTGTGAATTCAGACACTCTGAAGCTTATTCGCGTTTATTAGAAGTATTAGGTTACAATAATGAATTTGAAAAGCTTTTAACAGTTCCTGTTATTATGCGTCGTGTAAACTACCTTTCAGAAGTACTTAAAGACGCACGCTCTCAAGACAATAAAAAATACATGGTATCGCTGATCCTATTCAGCATACTGATAGAAAATGTTTCCCTTTTCAGCCAGTTTGCCATCATTCTTTCGTTCACCCGCTTTAAAGGGTATATGAAAAATGTAAGCAATATTATTGCGTGGACATCTGTTGATGAACAGGTTCACGCTAATGCCGGAATCTACATTGTAAATAAAGTCAGAGAAGAGTATCCTGAGTTTTTTAATGAGGAAACTATAAATCTGATTAGAAGTAGTGTAAAAGATTCGATTAAAGTTGAAGCCGACATTCTGGATTGGATTTTTGAAAAAGGAGATATTGAAATTATCAAAAAGGATGACCTCATTAACTTCATGAAGTTCCGAATTGACGAAAGCCTTTCACAAATAGGGATTGAAACAATTTTTAACGTGAGTCAGGAAGATTATCGTGCGATGTCGTGGTTTGAAGAAGAAGTTTTTGCCAACAGTCTTGATGACTTCTTTGCTAAACGCCCAGTTGAATACACTAAGCATGATAAGAGCATAACGGCGAACGATTTATTTTAA
- a CDS encoding phosphatidate cytidylyltransferase, with translation MSNLVQRTITGFFFVAVLVFCVSYNGYSLSALFFIISVLSLYEFYGLIKQGNYKPNIPLGMVVGVVVYLVFMLRNYSQITSSTISLVFPLLFIFFLVELFLKHQKPFENVAMSILGPVYAVLPFAIFTGLGFMHGMIYNYQLPLGFLILLWSNDTFAYLFGRQFGKHKLFERISPKKTWEGFFGGMLSAVAISQVLAHYFPTLSALNWAVVSLIIVCFGTLGDLVESMFKRSLDVKDSGTILPGHGGLLDRFDGLLVSAPFVYAYLIFLGV, from the coding sequence ATGAGTAATTTAGTACAACGTACCATCACCGGCTTCTTTTTTGTAGCCGTCCTAGTTTTTTGTGTCTCTTATAACGGCTACTCGCTGTCGGCATTATTTTTTATTATTTCTGTTTTAAGCTTGTATGAATTTTACGGCTTGATTAAACAAGGTAATTATAAACCTAATATTCCGTTGGGAATGGTTGTGGGAGTAGTTGTTTACCTAGTTTTTATGTTAAGAAACTATAGCCAGATCACCAGTAGTACGATCTCTTTAGTGTTCCCATTGTTGTTCATTTTCTTTTTAGTGGAACTGTTTCTAAAACATCAAAAACCTTTTGAGAATGTTGCGATGAGTATTTTGGGTCCGGTGTATGCAGTTTTGCCATTTGCTATTTTTACTGGGTTGGGCTTTATGCACGGAATGATCTATAATTACCAGCTGCCATTAGGGTTTCTGATATTATTATGGAGCAATGATACTTTCGCTTACCTGTTTGGGAGACAATTTGGAAAACATAAGTTGTTTGAACGTATCTCTCCTAAGAAAACTTGGGAAGGATTTTTTGGAGGAATGTTATCAGCGGTAGCAATTTCACAAGTTCTTGCTCATTATTTTCCTACGTTAAGCGCATTGAATTGGGCTGTTGTAAGTTTGATTATCGTGTGCTTCGGAACATTAGGCGACTTGGTTGAATCAATGTTCAAACGTAGCTTAGATGTTAAAGATTCAGGAACTATACTTCCCGGACATGGCGGATTATTGGACAGATTTGATGGATTGCTCGTTTCTGCACCGTTTGTGTACGCATATTTAATTTTTCTTGGAGTTTAA